AAATTATATTTTTATATCTGCTTTGTATAAGTTCTTTTACAAAAGGGTGAAGTTTCATAATAAAAACAATCCCAATCTTTCCAAACACTTCATCCAGATAATCGAAATCCAACGGTGGAATATTATCCTCCAGTATATCCCTGTATGTCGGCATATAAACAATGGTTTTTTTGTTTTCACTCAACTTATAAATCCCCTCATCACATAAAACCAGGTCATCTTTGAGCGTTTCCCTGAAAAACAGGTCATTTCGAGGATATCCGTAATTTAAAAATTTATCTGCACTGAATATGTTTTTAAAATTCGTCTCATTAGTCCAGTTTGACGTGGAAATAAAATAATCAAATTTCAAATTCTTAACAGGATTTAACTTTTTTATTCCCACACCGTGCCAAAGCTGGATTTTATTTTGTTTTGCTGTAGTATTATTAAAGTACTCATATATCATCTCATCAACTATAATATTTTTGGCAATTGCAATTTTGATATAACTTTTTAGAGAATTAAAAGGCACATATTTTTTTTCCAATTTTTCGGCAAGCTCAGTATTGCTTATAAGTTCGACCTTCTTTCCTTCTTTTTTTAAAAAAAGATATAAATATTTCGCATTTCCCCCTATGAAGTCTTTTGTTAAAACAACTGTTAAATCTCTTTTTATTTTTAATAAATCAATTATATTTGCAAAATATTTTTGTATTTTTTCAAACAGTTTTATTTTAAGTTCTTTTTTTATTTTTTTTAATTTCTCTTTTTTTATTCTTTTATTATCAAAAAGTTCATAATCATTACTTTTTTTTACAACTCGGTACACGCTTTTTTTATTTGCATTTTTTACTATTTCTGCATATATAGACCAAAAAAACTGTTCGTTATAAATCAAAATATAATCATAATCCAAATCTTTGATTTTGTTATATCTGTAAATCTTATCCCCTGTTTTGTTTTTATCCAAAAAACCGACAACTTCAATATCTGAATTTTTCAGTTTTTGTGCAAATGAAACTGTCAAAGGTGTAGCAGGGGCTAAGAGAACTTTTTTATTTTTAAAATTATCATACAACTTACATACCTTTTTTTATATCAATAACTTGCCCTGTAATTTCACTGCTTAATACCTCCAAACTTTTGAGTGCTACATATTTCGCATCAAGAAGAGTATCTTTTGGCTCTTTGCCGAAATTTTTTATCCTCATAGGAGTCAATGTTCTTGCCGGGTTTATACAGTTAACCCTGATTCCATCATTTAAAAATTCTTCCGCCAAAGCCTGAGTTAAATTAACAATCCCTGCTTTTGTCGCAGAATAAACAGAATAACCCGCCCTTCCTCTTGTATAAGAGCTTGAAGTAAAAAACAGTATCATAGAACCTTCTTGTAAATAGTTAACAGCATATTTCGCCGTTAATATAGAGCTTTTCAGATTAATATCAATCTGCTCTTCAATTTCATCCTCATTTAGATCTTTTAAATTTTTCTTTATCAATACTCCTGCAGTGTTAATTATAAAATCAATTTTTTTCTCTTTTTCAAAAACCTCATTCAATGCTGTTTTAATTGATTCTTTATCTCTTAAATCATATCCTTCTCTTCTTGAAAAACTAAATACTTTAGCTCCTGATTTTTCAGCAAGTCCAACAATTTCTTTACCTATTCCACTGCTTCCGCCAAATACTACCAACACTTTCTCTTTTAAATTTAAATCTTTATTTTCTATTTCAACACTCTTAAGCTGTATTATTTTTTCGGCAAAAAGAAGATCTGCGGGATAAGTTATTTTGATATTGGTTTCTTCCCCGTTAACAACAAATATAGGTTCGTCCAAATAATATTTCACTAATCCGCAATCATCCGTAAAGGTTCCTGCAGTTTTATCAGCGTAAAATTTTTCATATGCATTTTTAATAGTTTCCAGTTTAAAAGCCTGAGGAGTCTGACCTCTTTTTAATTTTGACCTCTCCGGTATAGATTTAATAACATCATTTTCCACTTCTATAATTGTATCGGCTGTAGGAATCGCCACATCAACGGCATTATATTTATCTAATGCTTTTATTGTGTCATTTATAATTCTATGAGAAACAAACGGTCTTACAGCATCATGAAAAATTAAATTGCATTCCGGATTATCTTCATATTCTTTGATTGCCGAATAGCTTGAATCCTGCCTTGTTTTACCACCTGAAATAATTTTTTTAACTTTTTTGTATCTGTTTTTTTCTACAATTTCTTTGTATTTTTCAAAAAACTCCTCATTAGCTACAATACATATTTCATTAATATTATCATTTTGTTCAAAAACATCAATAGTATATTCAATAATGTATTTTCCTGCAAGCCTCAAAAACTGTTTCGGTAAACTCGCACCAAACCTGCTACCCACTCCCCCGGCCAAAATAACTGCAATATTCATCATTCTCCTTTTATATAGCCTTTCTTAACCAAATATTCATACATTATTTCCGCTCTAATAAAATCATCAATAGTATCAATATCCTGAACCAAATATCTCGGAATAACAATTGGAATAGTATCTTTCCCGAAAAACACGTCATCACTTCTACATCCAATTTTTTTCCAGTAAAACTGTCCGGCATCGTGATAGGCAACTTCTAAATCCTGACTTCTTTTGTGAAAATTCGATTTATCAAACATTTCACACCTGCCATTTACTATCTTAAAAGCCCTCTGAATTGGATATTCAAAACTTGTAACACTAAAAGAAGCGCATGCATCTGAATTTTTTAGTTTTTCGTACCCTTCTTTTAAATAGTTTACTTGTAAAAAAGGAGCTGTAGGATATATCATACATGCAAATTTATATCCGTTATTTTTCTTAAGTTCATTTATCGCATGTTTAAACACTTCTCCACTTCCGGTATAATCATCCGCAAGCTCTTTTGGACGATAGAGTATTTCAGCACCGTATTTTTCAGCAACCTTTGCAATCTCCTCATCATCCGTTGATACGACTACTTTATCAAAAAGTCCAGATTTTTTAGCCGCTTCTATACTGTAAGCAATTAAAGGTTTACCACAAAATTCTTTTATATTTTTTTTAGGTATTCTTTTACTACCACCTCTTGCCGGTATTACGCATAAGTTCAAAGCAACTCCTCCATACAATCAATAACATAATCCTGCTCTTTTACGCTTAAGCTGTAATATATCGGCAAAGAAAACGCTTCAAGATAATATTTTTCCATTTGTGGGAATTTTTTAAAGTATCCTTTTTTAACATAAAAAGGCTGTTGATTAATAGGAATGTAGTGGTATTGAAGTCCTATACCTTTTTGACGCATTTTTATAAAAAACTCCGCTTTTTCATCAAACGATTTAAAAGGATACCTCACCACAAAAAGATGATATGAGCTTTTTTCATTATAAGGATAAAGAGGTTTGATTTTTTCAGGCAGATTATCATGGTAATATTTTGCAATTTGACGTCTTTTAGATAGAAACATATCCACTTTCTCGAGTTGAATTAGACCCATAGCACACGCAACGTCGCTAAGGCGATAATTATATCCCAAATCTACCATCTTATATTCCCAAGGATACATTGAAGAATCTTTTACTATTCCATGATTTCTTAAACGAAGCAGTTTTTTATATATTTTTTCATTATTAGTGGCCACTGCCCCGCCTTCAAAGGTAGTAATATGTTTAACCGGATGAAAAGAATATGTGGCTATATCACAAACCCCGCCGTCTTTACCAAAATAATGAGCATTGTCGTAAAGAATTTTTACTCCGTATTTATCTTTTAAATATTTAACTTTTTCGTCATCCAAAGGATGTCCGCTAAACGTAACCAAATAAACGGCTTTTATTTTTTTATTTTTTTTTAGTTTTTCTTCGACCAAATCCAAATTTATAAGCCCGTTATTTTCAATATCCACAAATATAGGCTTAGCCCCAACATAAAGAATAGAATTCGAAGTAGAAAGAAAAGAATTCGGAGTAGTTACTGCTCTGTCACCAACATTTAATAACACTCTACTTGCTAAATGTAATGCTGTCGTGCCATTGCTTACAACCACAACATATTTAAACCCAAGCCTATTCGCTAATGCTTCTTCAAATTCCTGAACCTTAGGACCCGTTGTTAAATAATCACTTTCAAGCACTTCCAAAACAGCTTTTTTATCACATTCATCAACATACTGTTTCCCATATGGAATAAATCCATATTCTGAATTCTCCATATTTAATTCTCCATTTAAATAAATTCTTTCGCTTTTTTCAAAAACTCTTCTTCACTTAACCACCAATCATTACTTCCTGAAGAATATTCAAAACCATATTCAAGTTCTTGTCCTTTTTCCCCGATATTGTTACTTGAATAATCCGCATCAAAACTAAAATTAATCGTTGGTTTTATTACATAATGATCATCGAATTCGACACATCTGTCATCTTTTGTAATCATAACTTCATGCATTTTTTCTCCAGGACGTATTCCTATATATTTAAATTTACACTCAGGGCACATAGCTTTTGCCAAGTCAACTATCTTCATTGAAGGAATTTTAGGAACAAATATTTCACCGCCTTGCATTCTTTCAAAGTTTTTTAAAACAAAATTCACACCTTCTTCCAGCGTAATTAAAAATCTTGTCATATCTTTATGTGTTATAGGAAGCTCTTTCACCCCTTCTTTGATCAGTTTTGCAAAAAACGGAACTACACTTCCTCTGCTTCCTATAACATTACCGTACCTTACTACAGAAAATCTCGTTTTTCTTTTACCTACCAGATTGTTAGCAGCAATAAAAAGTTTATCACTTGCAAGTTTAGTAGCACCGTATAAGTTAATAGGAGCGGCTGCTTTATCGGTAGATAACGCAATAATTTTTTCAACTTCCAAGTCTATTGCGTTATCTATTACATTTTGAGCACCGTTTATATTCGTTTTAATACATTCCATTGGATTATATTCAGCAACAGGCACGTGTTTAAGGGCGGCTGCATGTATTACAATATCCACATCCTCCATAGCTTTTCTGAGTCTGTCTTTATCTCTTACATCACCTATGAAATATCTCATACATTTATCATTAAATTTTTGAGCCATTTCATACTGTTTTAGCTCATCTCTACTATAGATGATAATTTTATTTGGTTTATATTTTTTTAATAAAATTTCAGTATATTTTTTTCCAAAACTCCCCGTCCCACCTGTAATAAGAATATTTTTTCCATTAAACATCGATTCTCCTAAATCTAAACTGTTATAATTTTAACAAAATAACCGATATAAAAACAAAAAGGTAACGTATGTCTCAAATTTTTGAAAAAAACATAAAAGCACTACTTGAAAAAAAGCCTGAACTTGCTACAAAACTTTTTGCATTA
This genomic interval from Nautilia profundicola AmH contains the following:
- a CDS encoding CDP-glycerol glycerophosphotransferase family protein produces the protein MYDNFKNKKVLLAPATPLTVSFAQKLKNSDIEVVGFLDKNKTGDKIYRYNKIKDLDYDYILIYNEQFFWSIYAEIVKNANKKSVYRVVKKSNDYELFDNKRIKKEKLKKIKKELKIKLFEKIQKYFANIIDLLKIKRDLTVVLTKDFIGGNAKYLYLFLKKEGKKVELISNTELAEKLEKKYVPFNSLKSYIKIAIAKNIIVDEMIYEYFNNTTAKQNKIQLWHGVGIKKLNPVKNLKFDYFISTSNWTNETNFKNIFSADKFLNYGYPRNDLFFRETLKDDLVLCDEGIYKLSENKKTIVYMPTYRDILEDNIPPLDFDYLDEVFGKIGIVFIMKLHPFVKELIQSRYKNIIFYPSKHDIYPVLKNTDILITDYSSVLYDYLLLDKPIISFVYDKEKYVTTRNGFLFDYDEYTPAKQVFNQDELIKEINYILEGNDDFGEKRKEIMNKFFDYIDGKSCKRIKEIL
- the ispD gene encoding 2-C-methyl-D-erythritol 4-phosphate cytidylyltransferase — protein: MNIAVILAGGVGSRFGASLPKQFLRLAGKYIIEYTIDVFEQNDNINEICIVANEEFFEKYKEIVEKNRYKKVKKIISGGKTRQDSSYSAIKEYEDNPECNLIFHDAVRPFVSHRIINDTIKALDKYNAVDVAIPTADTIIEVENDVIKSIPERSKLKRGQTPQAFKLETIKNAYEKFYADKTAGTFTDDCGLVKYYLDEPIFVVNGEETNIKITYPADLLFAEKIIQLKSVEIENKDLNLKEKVLVVFGGSSGIGKEIVGLAEKSGAKVFSFSRREGYDLRDKESIKTALNEVFEKEKKIDFIINTAGVLIKKNLKDLNEDEIEEQIDINLKSSILTAKYAVNYLQEGSMILFFTSSSYTRGRAGYSVYSATKAGIVNLTQALAEEFLNDGIRVNCINPARTLTPMRIKNFGKEPKDTLLDAKYVALKSLEVLSSEITGQVIDIKKGM
- the pseF gene encoding pseudaminic acid cytidylyltransferase; its protein translation is MNLCVIPARGGSKRIPKKNIKEFCGKPLIAYSIEAAKKSGLFDKVVVSTDDEEIAKVAEKYGAEILYRPKELADDYTGSGEVFKHAINELKKNNGYKFACMIYPTAPFLQVNYLKEGYEKLKNSDACASFSVTSFEYPIQRAFKIVNGRCEMFDKSNFHKRSQDLEVAYHDAGQFYWKKIGCRSDDVFFGKDTIPIVIPRYLVQDIDTIDDFIRAEIMYEYLVKKGYIKGE
- a CDS encoding DegT/DnrJ/EryC1/StrS family aminotransferase, encoding MENSEYGFIPYGKQYVDECDKKAVLEVLESDYLTTGPKVQEFEEALANRLGFKYVVVVSNGTTALHLASRVLLNVGDRAVTTPNSFLSTSNSILYVGAKPIFVDIENNGLINLDLVEEKLKKNKKIKAVYLVTFSGHPLDDEKVKYLKDKYGVKILYDNAHYFGKDGGVCDIATYSFHPVKHITTFEGGAVATNNEKIYKKLLRLRNHGIVKDSSMYPWEYKMVDLGYNYRLSDVACAMGLIQLEKVDMFLSKRRQIAKYYHDNLPEKIKPLYPYNEKSSYHLFVVRYPFKSFDEKAEFFIKMRQKGIGLQYHYIPINQQPFYVKKGYFKKFPQMEKYYLEAFSLPIYYSLSVKEQDYVIDCMEELL
- the pseB gene encoding UDP-N-acetylglucosamine 4,6-dehydratase (inverting), giving the protein MFNGKNILITGGTGSFGKKYTEILLKKYKPNKIIIYSRDELKQYEMAQKFNDKCMRYFIGDVRDKDRLRKAMEDVDIVIHAAALKHVPVAEYNPMECIKTNINGAQNVIDNAIDLEVEKIIALSTDKAAAPINLYGATKLASDKLFIAANNLVGKRKTRFSVVRYGNVIGSRGSVVPFFAKLIKEGVKELPITHKDMTRFLITLEEGVNFVLKNFERMQGGEIFVPKIPSMKIVDLAKAMCPECKFKYIGIRPGEKMHEVMITKDDRCVEFDDHYVIKPTINFSFDADYSSNNIGEKGQELEYGFEYSSGSNDWWLSEEEFLKKAKEFI